One Aliidiomarina minuta genomic region harbors:
- a CDS encoding NADPH-dependent FMN reductase: MSLNILVFLGSVRDSTPPKPARVGKRVALACERILNDAGHQVEVIDPLDSKCPDVFKPAFAYSDKERPEMLQKLQDKIEAADAYVMVSPEYNHSMSPALAELLNHFGSSSFAYRPSSIVTYSAGQWGGVRAAVALRSFLGELGCLPVSAMIHVPKASESIDEEGAFKEDSERWQGYFERSFAQLRWWAEATIAQREKEDPHQAAPAFKSSPSQRNAP; this comes from the coding sequence ATGTCGCTCAATATTCTTGTATTTCTTGGTTCTGTCAGGGACAGTACCCCGCCTAAGCCTGCGCGGGTAGGCAAACGCGTAGCCCTGGCCTGTGAGCGTATTTTAAATGACGCCGGTCATCAGGTTGAGGTCATAGATCCTCTGGACTCTAAATGTCCGGATGTCTTCAAGCCGGCTTTCGCTTATAGCGATAAAGAACGTCCGGAAATGCTGCAAAAGTTACAGGACAAAATTGAAGCCGCAGATGCTTATGTCATGGTCAGCCCAGAATATAACCATTCTATGAGCCCGGCGCTGGCTGAGCTGCTGAATCATTTTGGTAGTTCAAGCTTTGCTTATCGTCCCAGTAGTATTGTTACTTATTCTGCGGGTCAATGGGGTGGTGTCCGAGCCGCTGTGGCGCTGCGAAGCTTTCTGGGAGAGCTTGGCTGTTTACCGGTATCGGCGATGATACATGTTCCTAAAGCCTCCGAATCTATTGATGAAGAGGGTGCTTTTAAAGAAGACAGTGAGCGCTGGCAGGGTTATTTCGAACGTAGTTTTGCGCAGTTGCGCTGGTGGGCTGAAGCCACTATAGCGCAACGTGAGAAAGAAGATCCGCATCAAGCGGCGCCAGCTTTTAAGAGTTCACCTTCCCAGCGGAATGCACCCTGA